A region of Salinibacter sp. 10B DNA encodes the following proteins:
- the rnz gene encoding ribonuclease Z has product MTTDVIPLGIASALPTRTRHLSAMAVERKGRLLLFDCGEGTQYRLLHAGLSRARIDAIFVTHLHGDHCYGLPGLLSSMALQQRTDPVTLVAPPDTQEMLQAIPGAAPSDLPFSVEIREVDDDGTDACVYETSEVTVTARPLEHRRFAVGFRLEERTRPGRFHPETARALGVPEGPAFAALQDGNAVTTESGDIVRPEQVMGPPRPGIVVAYVTDTRPCDGGRALAENADLLYHDATFADEHHARAVETGHSTAREAAEVAHEAGAKRLLLGHISARYDDPAPLEREARTRFAASNVAEELRRYSLDPREKEETQS; this is encoded by the coding sequence ATGACAACGGATGTCATTCCCCTTGGTATCGCCTCGGCCCTGCCGACGCGGACGCGGCATCTCTCCGCTATGGCCGTGGAGCGGAAGGGGCGCCTTTTGCTTTTTGATTGTGGGGAGGGCACGCAGTACCGGCTTCTCCACGCCGGTCTCAGCCGGGCACGCATCGACGCTATTTTTGTAACGCATCTCCACGGCGATCATTGTTACGGGCTGCCAGGGCTTTTGTCGTCGATGGCGCTACAGCAGCGCACCGATCCGGTGACGCTGGTTGCTCCACCGGACACGCAGGAAATGCTTCAGGCCATTCCGGGGGCTGCCCCCTCGGACCTTCCCTTCTCGGTCGAGATCCGAGAGGTGGACGACGACGGTACGGACGCATGCGTCTACGAGACGTCGGAGGTGACGGTGACGGCGCGTCCGCTGGAGCATCGCCGCTTTGCGGTGGGGTTTCGGCTGGAGGAGCGGACCCGGCCCGGTCGTTTTCATCCGGAAACGGCACGGGCCTTGGGGGTGCCGGAAGGGCCGGCGTTTGCGGCACTGCAGGACGGAAATGCTGTAACTACCGAGAGTGGAGACATTGTGCGGCCCGAGCAGGTAATGGGCCCGCCGCGGCCCGGGATTGTGGTGGCGTACGTTACTGACACGCGTCCCTGTGACGGGGGGCGGGCGCTGGCCGAAAATGCGGACCTGCTCTACCACGACGCTACGTTTGCCGATGAGCACCACGCCCGGGCCGTGGAAACCGGTCATAGTACTGCTCGTGAAGCGGCAGAGGTCGCGCACGAGGCAGGGGCAAAGCGACTTCTGCTCGGCCACATCAGTGCACGGTACGATGATCCCGCGCCGCTGGAGAGGGAGGCCCGGACGAGATTCGCTGCGTCGAACGTAGCGGAGGAGTTACGGCGGTACTCGCTCGACCCGCGGGAGAAAGAAGAAACACAATCGTGA
- a CDS encoding exonuclease SbcCD subunit D: MKLLHTADIHLGAKTYGRRDPETGLNTRLLDVRRSFEGLVQRALDADVDAFLFSGDAYHTADPTPTQQKIFAECLQPLADADVPLVLIIGNHDHPVTYGRASSLDIFEYVDGDVYCYRKPTASVQVIDTKSGPLQLIPLPWPIRSQILTKDEYRSMGPEELRQFIEETYVNYVHRRAEEVQNEEMGQWADGTEHQLSPNVPTVLAGHVTVQGAELSGSERTTLISSEPKFTVGQLAVAPIHYVALGHIHRAQNRNPEGQPPVVYAGSIERVTFTERDEKKGFYLVDVEPERDPATYVTFEETPARAFVALHVDARDAEEPTERILETIEQADVADAVVRVRYHVEEAQLSLVDQDRLRAALDEADTIAAIERTVDPAERKRRTVVTRESDLEEAVRQYVGQHDDLEGMEEDLVNAALELEAELEAEGKTAQSS; this comes from the coding sequence GTGAAGCTGCTGCACACTGCTGACATTCACCTCGGGGCAAAGACGTACGGCCGGCGCGACCCGGAGACGGGGCTGAACACACGCCTGCTCGACGTGCGCCGGTCCTTCGAGGGGTTGGTGCAGCGAGCACTCGACGCGGACGTGGATGCATTTCTCTTTAGCGGGGATGCGTACCACACGGCGGATCCGACTCCCACACAACAGAAAATTTTTGCGGAGTGCCTGCAGCCCCTGGCCGATGCGGACGTGCCGCTCGTGCTCATCATCGGAAATCACGATCATCCGGTCACGTACGGCCGGGCCTCGTCCCTCGACATCTTTGAGTACGTGGACGGGGATGTCTACTGCTATAGAAAGCCTACCGCGTCCGTCCAGGTTATCGACACGAAAAGCGGTCCCCTTCAACTGATTCCGCTGCCGTGGCCGATCCGGAGTCAGATTCTGACGAAGGACGAATACCGATCCATGGGGCCGGAGGAACTGCGGCAGTTTATCGAAGAGACGTACGTGAACTACGTCCATCGTCGGGCCGAAGAGGTCCAGAATGAGGAAATGGGGCAGTGGGCGGATGGTACAGAGCATCAGTTGTCGCCGAACGTGCCGACGGTGCTCGCGGGCCACGTGACCGTGCAGGGGGCGGAGCTCTCCGGCTCAGAGCGAACGACGCTCATTTCCAGTGAGCCGAAGTTTACGGTTGGCCAACTGGCGGTGGCCCCTATTCACTACGTCGCCCTGGGCCACATCCACCGCGCACAGAATCGCAATCCAGAGGGACAGCCCCCCGTCGTCTACGCTGGGAGCATTGAGCGGGTGACGTTCACGGAGCGGGACGAGAAGAAGGGGTTCTATCTCGTGGACGTGGAGCCGGAGCGAGACCCGGCTACGTACGTGACGTTTGAGGAGACCCCGGCGCGGGCCTTCGTCGCCCTTCACGTTGATGCCCGGGATGCCGAGGAGCCCACCGAGCGCATTTTGGAGACCATTGAACAGGCCGACGTGGCCGATGCCGTCGTGCGGGTGCGTTACCATGTGGAGGAGGCTCAACTCTCCCTCGTGGATCAGGATCGATTGCGAGCGGCGTTGGACGAGGCCGACACCATTGCGGCCATCGAGCGTACAGTGGACCCCGCTGAGCGCAAGCGTCGAACGGTGGTGACGCGCGAGTCGGACCTGGAGGAGGCCGTACGTCAGTATGTGGGCCAGCATGACGATCTCGAAGGCATGGAGGAGGACCTCGTGAACGCTGCCTTGGAGCTGGAGGCGGAACTGGAGGCAGAGGGCAAGACTGCACAATCCTCTTAA
- a CDS encoding GH3 auxin-responsive promoter family protein: protein MDEMIRSALQYLDPVHRIEAFKEHPVSTQRTLLRNLLSQAADTEWGRRFGFAEIANASNVVAAYQERVPLHTYDDIEDDVLRVREGASDVMWPGTITNFAVSSGTVSDGKIIPISQQTIDYNRDFSVGTGLHYLKQTLDGRFFLGSHLTLPGRVEEDPNYPGTLAGEISGILAENAPNFFSNLYQAVPNEVSFISNWEEKLRAIAERTVDQDIRLLVMVPSWAIVLFDQLIELYNERNADTVTTVGEIWPNLQVFIAGGVPLRSYRDLLEEKIGADVDFIETYGASEGFFSFQDDLEDPSMLLHLDNGVFYEFVRLDEKDEENPPRYTIADVEPDVRYSLYVTSSSGLWAYEVGDVIRFTSTFPHKITVAGRTSEMIDEYGEALYGDEARAALRHACDETGAHVVDYHIAPRGMTNGDRPGHEWLIEFEEPPADLDAFSTLLDEYLQDVNRHYQIRREAHAFDAPAISAVPEGAFYDWLKATKDDISGQTKVPRMSDSRTVADGILEILDRKN, encoded by the coding sequence ATGGACGAGATGATTCGCTCCGCGCTGCAATACCTCGATCCTGTTCATCGGATCGAAGCGTTCAAAGAGCACCCCGTATCGACGCAGCGCACGCTTCTCCGTAATCTGCTCTCACAGGCCGCCGATACGGAGTGGGGACGCCGCTTCGGCTTTGCCGAGATCGCGAATGCCTCGAACGTGGTGGCCGCCTATCAGGAGCGCGTGCCCCTGCACACCTACGACGACATTGAAGACGATGTCCTTCGGGTGCGCGAGGGAGCGTCGGATGTGATGTGGCCCGGGACTATCACCAATTTTGCGGTGTCCAGCGGCACGGTGTCCGATGGAAAGATCATTCCCATTAGTCAGCAGACGATCGACTACAACCGTGACTTTAGCGTTGGAACGGGGCTCCATTATCTCAAACAGACGCTCGACGGGCGCTTTTTCCTGGGGAGTCACCTCACACTGCCGGGGCGCGTAGAAGAGGATCCCAACTATCCGGGGACCTTGGCCGGAGAAATTAGCGGCATTCTTGCCGAAAATGCGCCGAACTTCTTCAGCAATTTGTATCAGGCAGTTCCGAACGAAGTCTCCTTCATCTCGAACTGGGAGGAGAAGCTGCGCGCGATTGCTGAGCGCACGGTCGACCAGGACATCCGGCTTCTCGTCATGGTGCCATCCTGGGCCATCGTGCTCTTTGATCAGCTCATTGAGCTCTACAACGAGCGCAACGCCGATACGGTGACCACCGTGGGCGAAATCTGGCCCAACCTGCAGGTGTTTATTGCCGGGGGGGTGCCGCTCCGGTCTTACCGGGATCTCCTGGAGGAGAAGATCGGGGCGGATGTGGACTTCATTGAAACGTATGGGGCGTCGGAGGGCTTCTTTTCCTTCCAGGACGATCTGGAGGATCCCTCGATGCTCCTGCACCTGGACAACGGCGTGTTTTATGAGTTTGTGCGTCTGGACGAAAAGGACGAGGAAAACCCGCCTCGGTATACGATTGCCGACGTCGAGCCGGATGTGCGCTATTCCCTGTACGTCACGTCCAGCAGCGGCCTGTGGGCCTATGAGGTGGGCGACGTGATCCGGTTCACGAGCACCTTTCCGCACAAAATTACTGTGGCCGGGCGGACCAGTGAGATGATCGACGAGTACGGGGAAGCGTTGTATGGCGACGAAGCCCGTGCGGCACTGCGGCATGCGTGCGATGAAACAGGCGCGCACGTCGTCGACTATCACATTGCCCCTCGGGGCATGACCAATGGAGATCGTCCGGGGCACGAGTGGCTCATCGAGTTTGAGGAGCCGCCCGCGGATCTGGACGCGTTCTCTACACTTCTCGACGAGTATCTTCAAGACGTGAACCGCCACTACCAGATTCGCCGCGAGGCCCACGCCTTCGATGCGCCCGCCATTTCGGCTGTGCCCGAAGGGGCCTTCTACGACTGGCTCAAGGCGACGAAAGACGACATTAGCGGGCAGACCAAAGTGCCACGGATGAGTGACAGTCGGACCGTTGCGGATGGAATTTTGGAGATCCTGGACCGGAAGAATTGA
- a CDS encoding RNA polymerase sigma factor RpoD/SigA, whose translation MHVPREQRMLDQYLQEIGKIDLLEPEEEVELARRIEDGDEEALHKLCRANLRFVVSVAKKYQGQGLSLADLINEGNYGLIKAAKRFDETRGFKFISYAVWWIRQAILQALAEQSRVVRLPLNRIGTISKIRKASARLQQELDREPNIEELAEELEIDVQKVREAMQHTSRHLSMDAPFNEEDENSLLDVLPDEESDSPDEEMLEESVKIDIERALSMLHDREAEITRLYFGIGREHPLTLEEIGKRFDLTRERVRQIKEKALRKLRQRHSRQDLQPHTDN comes from the coding sequence ATGCACGTTCCGCGCGAACAACGGATGCTGGACCAGTACCTCCAAGAAATTGGAAAGATCGACCTCTTGGAGCCGGAGGAGGAGGTCGAGCTGGCCCGTCGCATCGAAGATGGCGACGAAGAAGCCCTCCACAAACTCTGTCGGGCCAATCTTCGGTTTGTCGTCTCCGTCGCGAAGAAGTATCAGGGACAGGGCCTTTCCCTTGCCGATCTGATCAACGAAGGCAATTACGGCCTCATCAAGGCGGCCAAGCGCTTCGACGAAACTCGCGGCTTTAAGTTTATCTCCTACGCCGTCTGGTGGATTCGCCAAGCCATCCTGCAAGCCCTGGCCGAGCAGAGCCGTGTGGTGCGTCTTCCCCTCAACCGCATCGGCACCATCTCCAAAATCCGAAAGGCCAGCGCCCGGCTCCAGCAGGAGCTTGACCGCGAGCCCAACATCGAAGAGTTGGCCGAAGAGTTGGAGATCGACGTCCAGAAGGTGCGCGAGGCCATGCAGCACACCAGTCGCCACCTCTCCATGGACGCGCCCTTCAACGAAGAGGACGAAAACAGTCTCCTCGATGTGCTTCCCGATGAGGAAAGCGACTCGCCCGACGAGGAAATGCTCGAAGAGTCGGTCAAGATCGACATTGAGCGGGCGCTCAGCATGCTTCACGACCGCGAGGCCGAAATCACGCGTCTCTACTTCGGCATCGGGCGCGAGCACCCACTGACGCTCGAAGAGATTGGGAAACGGTTTGACCTCACCCGCGAGCGTGTCCGTCAGATTAAAGAGAAGGCGCTTCGGAAGCTGCGCCAGCGTCACAGTCGGCAGGACCTCCAGCCGCACACCGATAACTAA
- a CDS encoding DUF2071 domain-containing protein, whose product MSASDDRPSILQATAQNRVIAAYDVAPDRVASQLPTGLVPDTRDGRAFVTIVGVQLIKLRVLGISGPGFRRVPAVELQVLVQETKAPDRRGTITMQAHVPRRVVAWGARVLYKEPVSVAPMQPVRRERGETMEMTYRFDVAGREQRLRAVGTRPPVMPAPDTRAHFLLNRNWRYGGGGKGGRVRTRVERPVAPVCRVAEHHVTVQWGAVYGEEWGFLTNREPTFAVLVPESPVTLRWRERRK is encoded by the coding sequence ATGTCCGCTTCCGATGATCGTCCGTCCATTCTCCAAGCCACCGCCCAGAATCGGGTCATTGCGGCCTATGACGTCGCCCCGGATCGCGTGGCGTCCCAGTTGCCCACCGGGCTCGTTCCCGACACGAGGGACGGCCGGGCATTTGTCACGATAGTGGGCGTTCAGCTTATCAAGCTACGGGTGCTGGGGATTTCGGGACCCGGCTTTCGACGGGTGCCGGCTGTGGAGCTACAGGTGCTCGTACAGGAGACGAAGGCGCCCGACCGGCGGGGGACGATCACCATGCAGGCCCACGTGCCGCGGCGCGTGGTGGCGTGGGGCGCGCGGGTGCTATACAAAGAACCAGTATCGGTCGCCCCAATGCAGCCGGTCCGGCGCGAGCGAGGGGAGACGATGGAGATGACGTACCGATTTGACGTGGCCGGGCGCGAGCAGCGCCTACGTGCGGTGGGGACGCGTCCTCCTGTGATGCCCGCACCGGACACACGGGCACACTTTCTCTTGAATCGGAACTGGCGGTATGGCGGGGGGGGCAAAGGAGGGCGGGTGCGTACACGCGTCGAGCGTCCCGTGGCACCGGTGTGCCGTGTGGCAGAGCATCACGTCACTGTACAATGGGGAGCAGTCTATGGGGAAGAATGGGGGTTTTTGACGAATCGGGAGCCGACGTTTGCCGTCCTGGTTCCCGAGAGTCCGGTCACGCTGCGGTGGCGAGAGCGGAGAAAATAA
- a CDS encoding RNA polymerase sigma factor → MTAFEQFEQQVHDHKNQVYGFACSLLRDEVTAQDVTQDVFIKLWEHREDVDYDRALPWLMRVTRNACIDQLRRRQTRQKTMTVDTEGLSRAESERPLPDTCTEVSDFEDHLNAALDQIDEPYRSVVVLREIQELKYQEIADALDMPLNTVKVYLHRGRKKLRTQLSNRLDYVPA, encoded by the coding sequence ATGACCGCTTTCGAACAGTTCGAACAACAGGTCCACGACCATAAAAATCAGGTCTACGGCTTCGCCTGCTCCCTACTCCGGGATGAGGTGACGGCCCAAGACGTCACGCAGGATGTATTCATCAAGCTTTGGGAGCACCGGGAGGACGTAGACTACGACCGAGCACTGCCCTGGCTGATGCGGGTCACCCGAAATGCCTGCATCGACCAGCTGCGACGACGGCAAACGCGGCAAAAGACGATGACCGTCGACACGGAGGGCCTTTCCCGTGCCGAGAGTGAGCGTCCACTGCCCGATACCTGCACCGAGGTCTCCGACTTCGAGGACCACCTGAACGCGGCCCTGGACCAAATTGATGAGCCGTACCGCAGCGTGGTCGTCCTTCGCGAAATTCAGGAGCTCAAATACCAGGAGATCGCCGACGCGCTCGACATGCCGTTGAACACCGTAAAGGTCTACCTCCACCGGGGGCGCAAGAAACTCCGCACCCAACTCTCCAACCGTCTCGACTATGTCCCTGCATAA
- a CDS encoding zf-HC2 domain-containing protein: MSLHNDRPSDDWMDAHIEAYVDGALSPNDQARFEAALHADPTWQDEVKHARSIRAYLRSQTPPHPPADLTDAILKRVCVSAPPQKKK; this comes from the coding sequence ATGTCCCTGCATAACGACCGTCCCTCCGACGACTGGATGGATGCCCACATTGAAGCGTACGTGGATGGAGCTCTCTCCCCGAACGATCAGGCCCGATTCGAGGCTGCCCTGCACGCCGACCCCACTTGGCAGGATGAGGTCAAGCACGCCCGATCGATTCGAGCCTACCTTCGCTCCCAAACGCCCCCGCACCCTCCAGCCGACCTCACCGACGCAATCCTCAAACGCGTCTGCGTCTCTGCTCCGCCCCAAAAGAAGAAGTAG
- the cdaA gene encoding diadenylate cyclase CdaA: MTLFEIISFGVRDIIEIALVAYLLFQLYRLMRGTIAVQIAVGLGALFLVQVVVELANMTMLSTIFSYFNQVFVLAVIIIFQPEIRRLLLLLGKNPIVRRFVNTTDQSQIVNETVTAVEQMAERQIGALIAFQRSTGLRSYIETGKMLQAEVSHDLLITLFHGQNPLHDGAVIVNDRRIEAARCILPVSTSMKLSPQLGLRHRAAVGLTEQTDAFVVVVSEETGNISVSRDGALISNITPDELRTYLTNALTNQSATADSTVEPTTA, from the coding sequence GTGACCCTCTTTGAGATCATCAGTTTTGGGGTGCGCGACATCATCGAAATTGCCCTCGTGGCATACCTGCTCTTTCAGCTCTACCGGCTGATGCGGGGCACGATCGCCGTGCAAATTGCCGTGGGCCTCGGCGCGCTGTTCCTGGTGCAGGTGGTGGTAGAGCTCGCGAACATGACGATGCTGAGCACCATCTTCAGCTACTTCAACCAGGTCTTTGTGTTGGCGGTCATCATCATCTTCCAACCCGAAATTCGGCGGCTGCTGCTGTTGCTGGGCAAAAATCCGATCGTGCGCCGGTTCGTCAACACAACGGATCAGAGTCAAATTGTGAATGAGACGGTGACGGCTGTCGAGCAGATGGCTGAGCGCCAAATTGGGGCCCTCATTGCCTTTCAGCGCAGCACCGGACTCCGCAGCTATATCGAAACCGGGAAGATGCTGCAGGCCGAAGTCTCGCACGACCTGCTCATCACTCTCTTCCACGGCCAGAATCCGCTGCACGACGGCGCCGTGATTGTCAATGATCGACGAATCGAGGCTGCGCGCTGCATCCTCCCGGTTTCCACGAGCATGAAGCTGAGCCCACAACTGGGTCTTCGGCACCGGGCCGCTGTGGGGCTCACAGAGCAAACGGACGCCTTTGTGGTGGTGGTGTCGGAAGAGACGGGCAACATCAGCGTGTCGCGCGACGGCGCGCTGATTTCCAACATTACCCCCGACGAACTTCGTACATACCTCACGAATGCTCTGACGAACCAGTCGGCCACGGCCGACTCGACTGTAGAACCCACCACCGCCTGA
- the folP gene encoding dihydropteroate synthase, which yields MPIPAHSTAPFAPNAFPADRFMLNCRGRSLDCRPGREDGPGVQVMGILNVTPDSFSDGGEFLAVEDAVSRAAEMLSEGASIIDVGGESTRPGAEPVPPEDEMDRVLPVVEALTDEFPDALLSIDTYKPEVARAALDAGAHILNDVTGLRHDPAMAEVAAAADAPLILMHSKGAPGDLTAPREYADVTAEVRDALAQSIEAAEAAGVDSIVIDPGFGFGKSHAENRRLINEIDELLTLDRPLLMGVSRKSTIGATLGSPDNPAPVEDRLFGSLGATAVGVIRGASIVRTHDVAATTEMLTVLNSTLHA from the coding sequence ATGCCTATTCCGGCCCACTCAACTGCCCCATTTGCTCCCAACGCGTTTCCAGCCGACCGGTTCATGCTCAATTGTCGCGGCCGCTCCCTCGACTGTCGTCCGGGCCGCGAGGATGGACCGGGCGTGCAGGTGATGGGCATCTTGAACGTTACGCCCGACTCCTTCTCGGACGGAGGAGAGTTTCTGGCCGTGGAGGACGCGGTATCGCGAGCGGCAGAGATGCTGAGCGAGGGCGCGTCGATCATCGACGTGGGCGGCGAATCGACTCGCCCCGGGGCGGAGCCGGTTCCGCCCGAAGACGAAATGGACCGCGTACTGCCGGTCGTGGAGGCCCTCACCGACGAATTTCCGGATGCCCTGCTCTCAATCGACACCTACAAACCCGAGGTGGCGCGGGCAGCCCTCGATGCCGGGGCCCACATTTTGAACGACGTCACGGGCCTGCGCCACGACCCGGCGATGGCCGAGGTGGCGGCCGCCGCCGATGCTCCTCTCATCCTCATGCATTCGAAAGGGGCCCCTGGCGATCTGACCGCCCCTCGCGAGTACGCCGACGTCACTGCGGAGGTGCGCGATGCCCTCGCCCAGTCCATCGAGGCCGCAGAAGCGGCGGGCGTGGACTCGATTGTGATCGATCCCGGCTTTGGCTTCGGGAAGTCCCACGCTGAGAACCGGCGCCTCATCAACGAAATTGACGAGCTGCTGACGCTGGACCGCCCCCTGCTGATGGGCGTGTCGCGCAAGAGCACCATCGGGGCTACGCTCGGGTCGCCTGACAACCCTGCCCCGGTCGAGGATCGACTCTTCGGCTCGCTCGGAGCCACGGCCGTCGGCGTAATCCGCGGCGCCTCTATTGTGCGCACCCATGACGTGGCCGCCACCACGGAAATGCTTACGGTCCTTAATTCGACGCTCCACGCCTGA
- a CDS encoding protein-L-isoaspartate(D-aspartate) O-methyltransferase — MTDASSHDNSTYRRRRERLVQTLRDRGIQDERVLQAIGAVPRHKFVEPAFRNRAYADEALPIGLDQTISQPFTVAYQTSLLEVEPHDRILEVGTGSGYQAAVLCEMEARVFSIERHKPLLTRTKTLLDDLGYSIRTRHGDGTRGWPAFAPYDGIVVTAAAPNIPDALLTQLRQPSAPDGTRGGRLVIPVGGRDGQTMTRISRTGSGPHDYEREEYHNFRFVPLVEGDDKNGDS, encoded by the coding sequence ATGACCGACGCCTCTTCCCACGACAATAGCACGTACCGACGGCGCCGCGAGCGTCTCGTGCAAACGCTCCGCGATCGGGGCATCCAGGATGAGCGTGTGCTGCAGGCCATCGGGGCCGTGCCACGCCACAAGTTCGTCGAGCCGGCCTTTCGCAATCGTGCCTACGCCGACGAGGCCCTGCCCATCGGGCTGGACCAGACAATCTCGCAGCCATTCACGGTGGCCTACCAGACCTCGCTTCTGGAGGTAGAACCGCACGACCGCATCCTGGAGGTGGGCACTGGAAGCGGCTACCAGGCAGCGGTGCTCTGCGAAATGGAGGCACGGGTCTTCTCCATTGAGCGCCACAAACCGTTGCTAACTCGCACGAAGACGCTGCTCGATGATCTCGGCTACTCAATCCGGACTCGTCACGGCGACGGGACGAGGGGCTGGCCGGCCTTTGCCCCGTATGACGGGATCGTGGTGACAGCGGCTGCTCCCAACATTCCCGACGCCCTCCTCACGCAACTCCGGCAGCCGTCGGCGCCCGACGGCACGAGGGGCGGACGGCTCGTCATTCCTGTTGGGGGACGAGATGGACAAACCATGACCCGCATCAGCCGCACCGGCAGCGGCCCGCACGACTACGAGCGGGAGGAATACCACAACTTCCGGTTCGTCCCATTGGTCGAAGGCGACGACAAGAATGGAGACTCCTGA
- a CDS encoding ABC transporter ATP-binding protein, with the protein MAGDTDERIEEEEGERGIHSFDGQLLRRIAHYLKPYLGWVVLALLITLVGSFLGPLRPWLVQRGIDNYIVVGDLEGLQRIILYLALALLGEGLLSFAENYLTQYIGQRAIYDLRTTVFRHVQDQPLQFFDRTPIGRLITRTTSDVEALSDVLSSGLIVALGDLFKLFFIAYFMFTLNWELAIVTLLVMPLMVWVTFWFRNNVREQYRETRKQVSRLNSFIQEHVTGMHIVQLFNREEEEMDRFEGINDEHRAAHLQTIFYYAIFWPSVEFIANVALASVLWFGGLRAMAGSALTLGVLVAFIQYARQFFEPIRDLSNQYDTLQRAMAGAERIFGVLDEDHRLPEPEEPVKLDRVEGKIEFRNVWFAYEDDNEGNPDWVLKDVSFTVEPGETAALVGATGAGKSTVMNLLLRFYEAQRGEILVDGVNIQNLRLRDLRTHIGLVLQDVFLFSGSVERNLTLDDPSIDESSMKRAAEIVQADQFIERLPDGYQQDVKERGSSLSHGQRQLLAFVRALLYDPDVMVLDEATSSVDTETETLIQQALDRLTEGRTTLAIAHRLSTIQDADKILVMHKGELRERGTHQELLSLNGLYRKLYDLQYADQAFAGSASGDGEPPEGHVRA; encoded by the coding sequence TTGGCTGGCGACACTGACGAACGCATTGAGGAAGAGGAGGGCGAACGGGGCATCCACTCGTTCGACGGACAACTGCTCCGTCGCATCGCGCACTACTTGAAGCCGTATCTCGGCTGGGTGGTGCTGGCGCTCCTCATTACGCTGGTGGGCTCTTTTCTCGGCCCACTGCGGCCGTGGCTTGTCCAGCGCGGCATCGACAACTATATCGTCGTTGGGGACCTAGAGGGATTGCAGCGCATCATTCTGTATCTGGCCCTGGCCTTGCTGGGCGAGGGCTTGCTGTCGTTTGCGGAAAACTATCTCACGCAGTACATCGGGCAGCGGGCGATCTACGACCTGCGCACGACCGTCTTTCGCCACGTCCAGGACCAGCCGCTTCAATTCTTCGACCGTACACCCATCGGGCGTCTCATCACGCGCACGACGAGCGATGTGGAGGCGCTGAGCGACGTGCTGTCGTCCGGCCTCATCGTGGCGCTGGGTGACCTCTTCAAGCTCTTCTTCATCGCCTATTTCATGTTTACCCTCAACTGGGAGTTGGCGATTGTCACGCTCCTGGTGATGCCGCTCATGGTGTGGGTGACGTTCTGGTTTCGCAACAACGTCCGCGAGCAGTACCGCGAGACGCGCAAGCAGGTCTCTCGTCTCAACTCCTTTATCCAGGAGCACGTGACGGGGATGCACATTGTCCAGCTCTTCAACCGGGAAGAGGAGGAAATGGACCGGTTTGAGGGCATCAACGACGAGCATCGCGCTGCCCACCTGCAGACCATCTTCTACTACGCCATCTTCTGGCCGTCGGTCGAATTCATCGCGAATGTGGCGCTGGCGTCGGTGCTTTGGTTTGGGGGACTGCGGGCCATGGCTGGCTCGGCGCTCACGCTCGGCGTGCTGGTGGCCTTCATTCAGTACGCCCGGCAGTTCTTCGAGCCCATTCGGGACCTTTCCAACCAGTATGACACGCTCCAGCGGGCCATGGCCGGGGCCGAACGGATCTTCGGCGTTCTCGACGAAGATCACCGTCTGCCGGAGCCAGAGGAGCCAGTGAAGCTGGATCGGGTGGAGGGCAAGATCGAGTTTCGGAACGTCTGGTTTGCCTACGAGGACGACAACGAGGGGAACCCCGACTGGGTGCTGAAAGACGTGTCGTTCACGGTGGAACCGGGAGAGACGGCGGCGCTCGTGGGCGCCACCGGCGCCGGGAAGTCGACGGTGATGAACCTGCTGCTTCGCTTCTACGAAGCCCAACGCGGCGAAATTCTCGTTGATGGTGTCAATATTCAGAATCTGCGCCTGCGAGACCTTCGCACACACATCGGCCTCGTACTGCAGGATGTGTTCCTCTTCTCCGGCTCTGTGGAGCGCAATCTTACGCTGGACGACCCGTCGATCGACGAGTCCTCGATGAAGCGCGCCGCCGAGATCGTTCAGGCCGACCAGTTTATTGAGCGGCTGCCGGATGGGTACCAGCAAGACGTGAAGGAGCGTGGCTCCTCGCTCTCCCACGGCCAGCGGCAGCTCCTCGCGTTCGTGCGGGCGCTCCTGTACGACCCCGACGTGATGGTGCTCGACGAGGCCACCTCCAGCGTTGATACAGAGACGGAGACCCTCATTCAGCAGGCCCTCGACCGGCTCACGGAGGGACGCACCACGCTCGCCATTGCGCACCGCCTCTCTACGATCCAGGATGCGGACAAGATTCTTGTGATGCACAAGGGCGAGCTCCGCGAGCGCGGGACTCATCAGGAGCTGCTGTCGCTTAACGGACTTTACCGAAAGCTGTATGACCTCCAGTATGCCGACCAGGCTTTTGCTGGTTCGGCGTCAGGCGATGGGGAGCCGCCCGAGGGGCACGTTCGGGCGTAG